One part of the Flavobacterium johnsoniae UW101 genome encodes these proteins:
- a CDS encoding TetR/AcrR family transcriptional regulator → MKQKSSVKERILDTASRLFYHQGFNSTGINQIIAEADIAIGSLYKHYESKSDLLYHYLEQQETEYFANLNDYLKDEKQPLKKLLKLIDYRIKLQEESNFSGCHFIKINAEIGREDKKIEQFVLAHKERQREYINVLIDEISTEKTLLIEKNALQNSIFLMIEGAVVSAGINGNTNDLKAVKKSINQFF, encoded by the coding sequence ATGAAACAGAAAAGCAGTGTAAAAGAAAGAATACTCGATACAGCATCTCGTTTGTTTTATCATCAGGGATTCAATAGCACAGGAATTAATCAGATTATTGCAGAGGCAGATATTGCGATTGGTTCACTTTACAAGCACTATGAGTCAAAAAGTGATTTGTTGTACCATTACCTTGAACAGCAGGAAACAGAATATTTTGCCAATCTCAATGACTATTTAAAAGACGAGAAACAGCCGTTAAAAAAGCTTCTTAAATTAATAGATTATCGTATTAAACTTCAGGAAGAATCAAATTTTTCAGGATGCCATTTTATAAAAATAAATGCTGAAATAGGCAGAGAAGATAAAAAAATAGAACAGTTTGTTCTGGCGCATAAAGAGCGCCAGCGTGAGTACATTAATGTGTTAATTGATGAAATTAGTACAGAAAAAACACTTTTGATAGAAAAAAATGCACTGCAAAACAGTATTTTTTTGATGATAGAAGGAGCTGTAGTTTCGGCAGGTATAAATGGAAATACGAATGATTTAAAAGCCGTAAAAAAAAGTATAAATCAGTTTTTCTGA
- a CDS encoding GNAT family N-acetyltransferase, whose amino-acid sequence MIKITEAFVEDIAKIQEIAHITWPITYGEILTAEQLDYMLDLIYSDEALSKQIQNKEQLFYLISDSNSVIGFIGIEHNYKKEAITKIHKIYLLPETQGKGYGKIVFEEIAKMALENNSNELLLNVNRFNTALNFYKKLGFEIKETVDIEIGNGYLMEDYVMGKSL is encoded by the coding sequence ATGATTAAAATTACCGAAGCATTTGTAGAAGATATTGCTAAAATTCAAGAAATTGCACATATAACCTGGCCAATAACCTATGGCGAAATTTTGACCGCAGAACAATTAGATTATATGTTAGATCTAATTTATTCTGATGAAGCGCTTTCAAAACAAATTCAAAATAAAGAACAGTTGTTTTATTTGATTTCTGATTCTAATTCTGTAATTGGTTTTATCGGAATTGAACACAATTATAAAAAGGAAGCCATTACCAAAATTCATAAAATCTATCTTCTGCCGGAAACACAAGGAAAAGGTTACGGAAAAATAGTGTTTGAAGAAATTGCAAAAATGGCTTTAGAAAATAATTCAAACGAACTTTTATTAAACGTAAATCGTTTCAATACAGCTTTAAATTTCTATAAAAAACTAGGTTTCGAAATTAAAGAAACCGTTGATATAGAAATTGGAAACGGATATTTGATGGAAGATTATGTAATGGGGAAAAGTTTGTAA
- a CDS encoding GMP reductase, producing MRIEMDLKLGFKDVMFRPKRSTLKSRSEVSLEQNFKFLHSTASWTGIPIMAANMDTVGTFEMAQVLAKEKLFTAIHKHYTLEQWNTFLKNVTPDFYDYIAVSTGTGKEDFEKIEKIITANPLLKFICIDVANGYSEHFVQFLKKTRKQYPDKIIIAGNVVTGEMTEELLLAGADIVKVGIGPGSVCTTRVKTGVGYPQLSAIIECADAAHGLGGHIISDGGCTTPGDVAKAFGAGADFVMLGGMLAGHTESGGELIEVKGEKFKQFYGMSSKTAMDKHSGGVAEYRASEGKTVQVTFKGDVIHTVLDILGGIRSTCTYVGASRLKELTKRTTFIRVSEQENQVFKK from the coding sequence ATGAGAATAGAAATGGACTTAAAACTGGGGTTTAAAGATGTAATGTTTAGGCCAAAAAGATCAACACTCAAAAGCAGGTCTGAAGTTTCTTTAGAACAAAATTTCAAGTTTTTGCACAGTACTGCAAGTTGGACAGGAATTCCAATTATGGCTGCCAATATGGATACAGTCGGAACCTTTGAAATGGCTCAGGTTTTGGCTAAAGAAAAATTGTTTACCGCTATTCACAAACATTACACTTTAGAACAATGGAACACATTTCTAAAGAACGTAACTCCGGATTTTTACGATTATATTGCCGTAAGTACAGGAACTGGAAAAGAAGATTTCGAAAAGATTGAAAAAATAATTACTGCAAACCCGTTGCTCAAATTTATCTGTATTGATGTTGCAAACGGCTATTCTGAACATTTTGTACAGTTTTTAAAGAAAACCCGAAAACAATATCCTGATAAAATAATCATTGCTGGAAATGTTGTGACAGGCGAAATGACTGAAGAACTATTATTAGCGGGTGCTGATATTGTAAAAGTCGGAATTGGACCAGGTTCTGTTTGTACAACTCGTGTAAAAACAGGTGTTGGTTATCCGCAGTTATCGGCTATTATCGAATGTGCGGATGCAGCGCACGGTTTAGGCGGCCATATTATCAGCGATGGCGGCTGCACAACACCGGGCGATGTTGCTAAAGCTTTTGGAGCAGGAGCCGATTTTGTAATGTTGGGAGGAATGCTCGCAGGACATACAGAAAGCGGTGGTGAACTAATAGAAGTAAAAGGCGAAAAATTCAAACAATTTTACGGAATGAGTTCAAAAACAGCAATGGATAAACATTCTGGCGGTGTTGCAGAATACAGGGCAAGTGAAGGAAAAACTGTGCAGGTTACGTTTAAAGGAGATGTGATTCATACTGTTTTAGATATATTAGGCGGAATAAGAAGTACTTGCACTTATGTTGGAGCTTCAAGATTAAAAGAATTGACTAAACGAACGACTTTCATCCGCGTAAGCGAACAGGAAAATCAAGTTTTTAAAAAATAA
- the miaE gene encoding tRNA-(ms[2]io[6]A)-hydroxylase gives MGVLRLQLPTDPRWVNIVEKNIEEILTDHAWCEQKAATNAITIITNNSEHQDLVKDLLALAKEEIDHFEQVHNIIIKRGLKLGRERKDDYVNELYQYMKRSGDGSRVSGLVERLLFSAMIEARSCERFKVLSENIKDEELAVFYRELMESEAGHYTTFITYARKYGTGIDVEKRWREWLAFEESIITNYGKGETIHG, from the coding sequence ATGGGCGTATTAAGATTACAATTGCCAACAGACCCAAGATGGGTAAATATCGTTGAGAAAAACATCGAAGAGATTCTGACAGATCACGCTTGGTGCGAGCAGAAAGCAGCAACAAACGCAATTACAATTATTACCAATAATTCTGAACATCAGGATTTAGTAAAAGATTTATTGGCTTTAGCCAAAGAAGAAATTGATCATTTTGAACAGGTTCACAACATTATCATCAAAAGAGGATTAAAATTAGGACGTGAGCGTAAAGATGATTACGTAAATGAACTATACCAATACATGAAAAGAAGCGGAGACGGAAGCCGTGTTTCTGGTCTTGTTGAAAGATTATTATTCTCAGCAATGATTGAAGCAAGAAGCTGTGAACGTTTTAAAGTGCTTTCAGAAAATATTAAAGACGAAGAATTAGCTGTTTTCTATAGAGAATTAATGGAAAGTGAAGCAGGACATTATACCACTTTCATCACATACGCACGTAAATACGGAACCGGAATAGACGTTGAAAAACGCTGGAGAGAATGGTTAGCATTCGAAGAATCAATTATTACCAATTACGGAAAAGGAGAAACGATTCACGGGTAG
- the glyA gene encoding serine hydroxymethyltransferase — MQRDEQIFDLIQEEKDRQIHGLELIASENFVSDEVMEAAGSVLTNKYAEGYPGKRYYGGCEVVDVIEQIAIDRAKELFGAEYANVQPHSGSQANTAVYHACLNPGDTILGFDLSHGGHLTHGSPVNFSGRLYRPVFYGVDAETGRLDYDKIQEIATKEQPKLIIAGASAYSRDMDFARFRQIADSVGAILFADISHPAGLIAKGLLSDPIPHCHIVSTTTHKTLRGPRGGLILMGKDFPNPQGLTTPKGEIRMMSSLLDLAVFPGNQGGPLMHIIAAKAVAFGEALKDEFFTYAMQLQKNANAMADAFVKRGYNIISGGTDNHMMLIDLRNKNISGKEAENALVKAEITVNKNMVPFDDKSPFITSGIRVGTAAITTRGLVEKDMETIVALIDKVLTNHTNEDVIEEVAEEVNELMSERPIFAY; from the coding sequence ATGCAACGCGACGAACAAATTTTTGATCTTATCCAAGAGGAAAAAGATAGACAAATTCACGGATTAGAACTTATCGCTTCAGAAAATTTTGTAAGTGATGAGGTAATGGAAGCAGCTGGGTCTGTTTTAACTAACAAATATGCTGAGGGTTATCCTGGCAAAAGATACTACGGCGGTTGTGAAGTAGTTGACGTTATCGAGCAGATTGCTATCGACAGAGCAAAAGAATTATTTGGAGCTGAATATGCAAACGTACAGCCTCACTCAGGTTCTCAGGCAAACACTGCTGTTTACCACGCTTGTTTAAATCCTGGTGATACTATTTTAGGTTTTGACTTATCTCATGGTGGTCACTTAACGCACGGTTCGCCTGTAAACTTCTCAGGACGTTTATACCGTCCGGTTTTCTACGGTGTAGATGCTGAAACAGGACGTTTAGATTATGATAAAATTCAGGAAATTGCAACTAAAGAACAGCCAAAATTAATCATCGCAGGAGCTTCGGCTTATTCTCGTGATATGGATTTTGCTCGTTTCAGACAAATTGCAGACAGCGTAGGAGCGATCTTATTTGCTGATATTTCTCACCCGGCAGGGCTTATTGCAAAAGGATTATTAAGCGATCCAATTCCACATTGTCATATCGTTTCTACAACGACTCACAAAACATTAAGAGGACCACGTGGAGGTCTAATCTTAATGGGGAAAGATTTCCCAAATCCACAAGGGTTAACAACTCCAAAAGGAGAAATCAGAATGATGTCTTCATTATTAGACTTAGCTGTTTTCCCAGGAAACCAAGGTGGACCTTTAATGCATATTATCGCTGCTAAAGCGGTTGCTTTTGGTGAAGCTCTTAAAGATGAGTTCTTTACTTATGCAATGCAGTTGCAAAAAAATGCAAACGCAATGGCAGATGCTTTCGTAAAAAGAGGATACAACATTATCTCTGGCGGAACTGATAACCACATGATGCTTATCGATTTAAGAAATAAAAATATTTCTGGTAAAGAAGCTGAAAATGCATTAGTAAAAGCAGAAATTACAGTAAACAAAAACATGGTTCCTTTTGATGATAAATCACCATTTATCACTTCTGGAATTCGTGTTGGAACAGCTGCAATCACAACTCGTGGTTTAGTTGAAAAAGATATGGAAACTATCGTAGCACTTATCGATAAAGTATTAACAAATCATACAAATGAAGACGTTATCGAAGAAGTTGCTGAAGAAGTAAACGAATTAATGAGCGAAAGACCAATTTTTGCGTATTAA